The Silene latifolia isolate original U9 population unplaced genomic scaffold, ASM4854445v1 scaffold_75, whole genome shotgun sequence nucleotide sequence TCGTTTAATTAATtactgtttttttgtttttttttttaatttgttgaTTAAGTTTTGTACATGGGTTTTATTAACGGAGGAGGGTTTAATGTTGTTGCAGCGATTGGAAAGTTGAAGAAGATGGAGAAGAAAGGAGAGGAGAGACGGGTACAGCTGAAGGATAAATTTGGTGAGATGAAGGACTGGATGAGCTCTGCTCAGCTTTGGGCTCCGGTAATTACTTATTCTAAATTTCTACTCTTATAATATGAGACGGTCGGGTTGCTATTACGATTGCTGGTATCTGTTTCATTATTATAGTGCTGTAACCATCCCGTCATACTTAATTGTATGTGATCGGAAGGAATTGTATACGACAGGTTTACATTAAAAATAATTGTTGATCACCTAGTAAAATTGTATGTGATCGGAAGGAATTGTATACGACAGGTTTACATTAAAAATAATTGTTGATCACCTAGTAAAATTCACCTAATTGTGAGAGGACCGTCTTGATCAAATTCTTAAGGTGATGGTTGGGGATGCCTGAGTCCCCAGGTACATGTAATTATACTATATACAAACAAAGTATGATGTTTTCGTATAAATTACTGGTAATTACTTTTATTATCTCCTGTATGCTTTTTTGGTTGATGCAACTTTTGTGTGTTTCTGGTGTATAAATCAATAATTCTATATAACAGAGAAATCAAGAGGAGGAAGGTAGCCGGAAAGCGGAAGATGATGACAAAGCTCCCACATTATCGCTAGCGACTCCGGCAGTGGGTAGACCAGCTTATAATTATATGGTTGTTCAACCTGTTTCGGAGGATAGAACCGGAAGACCAGAGCCTAGACCCGCATGTCACACTGCAGAGAGGAAACAAAGACGGAGCTGGTCGCCGGAGCTTCATTGTCGGTTTATTGATGCCCTTGAAAAGCTTGGTGGTTCCCAAGGTTTGTTGCTGCAACTTTGCTCAATTTTGCTACATGTTAGATGAATTTAATTTAATTGTAAAGTAGCCGTCATTTGGTGCAATTTCCAACCCAATTTTTACTATGGTCTGTTTTAAAATACTCTATTTGTGTTCTTAATTGCGTTCATCGTAACCCAGTCATATGTTGTTATTTTTGTCCTCCCTCTGATTCTTAAGAATTGCCCAAtttaattaaaatactcctcataaACTTTTAAAAATCGAGCAATTCTAAAGAACTCGTAGCTAGTACTAGCTAGATAGATACTCTGTAAAACATTGTCGTCAAGTTATCATAAAAAAAGATTGCTATTGTCGTAAAGCTAGTGAAATAATGTTTGAATATTGGTGTGCATTAGAGTGAATGTGAAATTGTGAATTAAGAAACGAAGAGTAATGGTGAGTATAATTCCCTTGGAGTGGGAATAAACCAAGAGATATTGTATTTTATTTGCATGATTATGATATAGTAAACATATGTAATCAACAATCTTTATACCTAAAGGCTTATGATTTGTCTGCTTGTTTTGATGGAGAAATCTTTGATGACCAATTCTCTAAAACACATCTTACTTAACAATTATTATAATACTCTAAATGGGTTGAATAATATGAACTTTTCAGCAATATAATCTTATCTTCAATTTTGGACGTCTCTCTTATCTAATTTGTGTAGTAGAGATTAGAATTGGGATAACCATAAGTTTTGTCATTTTCTGGTATCTTGCAATGTTAGAATTCCTAATTTCAGGATCTTTGAAAATTGTGATTATATGTTGTATTAAGCAATGTAATCAATCATGCAACTAATTTAGTGTTTCTTTACACATCTGGATCAAATGATCAAAAGAGGAAGTAGATAAAGTTTACTGGGGTTGTATTGCTCTTCAGTTAATCATTTGTGGGCAATCACAAAAGGTCTTTCTTAAAATTTTAAGACGAGTCAAATAGCTAGATACCAAAGGACATGACATGTTGTAGAGGAAATGCCAAAAAAGCTGTCCTTGTTATCGCCATATATGTGCTAGTATTTGGATCCGTTTTATAAATAAAATGGTCTTAAGGAAAACCCactagtactccctccgtcccggtcatttgttgtccttttctattttggggtgtctcagtcatttgttgtcctttctattttaagaatgaacttgatgagtaaattgatcattcacactcaatttgttccacatgtcatttagcTATTGgctctctcctctttccttggtctttgtgccaaaaccaaaggacaacaaatgaccgggacggagggagtattatttattgAAGTAGTTGAGATATGATGGAAATCTAGCATTAGCATTAATTATTTCAATGATGATTAGTGTTTGATTAGTTGTTGAAATGGGTTGGTTTTGCAGTGGCCACACCTAAACAGATAAGAGACCTAATGCAAGTGGATGGTCTTACAAATGATGAGGTTAAAAGCCATTTACAGGTCAGTATCATGCTGCTACTCCTGCTATTCTAGCTTACATCCTTTTCTTTTGGTTGTCATGGTTCTTTTAATCGCAAATTCTCATTGTACGACATACGGAGTACTACGGTTTTAAAGAGTAACGGTTGTCTAACTACTAGTCCACTCAATTGTGGTTAATAAATCTCATTGGACTTTCTTATTTTTTGATGAAATATTGAATACTCGGACTTAACTATTGACTGAGAGAAAGGAGTATAACTTCACATTTTTCTTGCCAAATAAACTAAGGACTAACGGAGTAGTTAACTGCGGAAAATTATATGTGGAGAGAAGAAAGGATGTCATGCATGCTTTGCTGCCTGTTATCTTGAAGCACAGAACTTGTTTTGGTCGGTAAGGCCATGAGATGGATAGTTCCCTATAATGTTTGCTTGAGTGTAATGAGAGACGTGTCCTTGCCATTGTTCACAATTTGCTTGTGAACATTTGGAAACTTGCTTTTTAACCTCTATTTGGCTTGGTTTGTTGGAGTTCATCAATTCAAGATGGTGTTGTCGTAGATTTTGCGCGGTCTAATGACATGTTACTGTTGAACTTCATTGTACCGTGTAAATGTGAAATATAAACATATCATGTAATGCTACTCATGATCATCAATAACTTTACCATTGATCATTTAACAAGGATTTTACCTTCTCCAATAAATGTCTAAATAGGAAACCAATCATAAAAGTTCAATGTCTGGTGCAGAAATATAGGCTCCATGTGCGAAAGGTACCTACTCATTCATCAGTCGGTCAAAAGATGGGTAGAGATAAGCCTGAATTGGGCCACTCAAACTCGGAAATGCATAAATCACGTTCCCCAGAAAGCCCATTAAACTTCGACATATCCAGGAAGCGCAACTCCTCAAGCATGGAAGAAGATGACGAGAAGTCTGATGGGCATAGCAACATATGTAGGCGAATGAGAAGGGTGACCTATTGCTGAACGGTAAATTAGCACGCTTTTCTGCGACATGTAATAACAAATGTACTTGTATTTGCATACAATAGCGTATGCCAACATAGTATCAGTATCAGTATACTGTACTCGCTAACATTTGTCCACTGACCACAGGCCATTTGAGGCATCAATCTTTCTGGTAGAGGCTCTTCACATTTTTGCGGCATATCATCTTATTTTATAATTCCAGCTGTTTATTTGGATATGAATATAGGGTAGTCGAATATAAAATGTATAGTTGTGGACACGCAACACTGGCTTGACCTTCAATTTCAACTCGAAGCGAGGTATCGAATCGGAATTAAGATTTagaggagtcgccaccaaattttaACTCGAATCGGAATTAAGATTGAGAGGAGTCAGGACTAAattttaaggaaatttggaaTCGTTCAAATCCACATTACACTCTTGATCGTGAGATAGggcgttttgttttttttttcttgtgttTCTTTGCTTCTCTATGCAGGTACAAACGATGAGTAACACGCGGGAGTTAAACCCAAAAGATAAGGTGCCGATTGTGAGCCGCGAAGGGTGTGGGTAAACGACGTTTGAATGGGAGGATGAGAATAATGTGACTaaacctgtcaaacgggtcgggtcctgggtcgggtcagaatacgaGTCAAGAAATAATTTATAACGTCTTTCTTAAatgatttttttaattaaattttttttttttaaaaatgtaaGACATTTAAAATTAATAAtttaatcatattcaatgtttacattaattatattgacttaattattaaaataaagtttttttaataattattttagtataaaatattataaaagttattaAAAATTGACTTTTCAGTTGTGTTTGtaattttaaataataataaaaaatttaactatttattcAAATAtgatatattaatattaatattttaataaaattcttgatttacctttgacccaacgggtcgggtctcgaccTAAAATAACGGTTCATTTTGGGTTCGGGTAAAACGGATCGCGGGTAAAAAAAACCAGGTTTGTAACCCTAAagaaacgggtcgggcgggtcgggtcaaATTTTGACAGGTCTAGATGTGACTGATGGCAAATCTATGCTTGTCGGGAAATTGTGGGTATCCAGGGCAATTAATGTCAAAGCGACAATAAATACGATGATTTGGTTATGAAATCCGTCTAAGTCAATTCTTGGAAACGTGGTGGATGCAAAGGATAAAACCATTGCATTTTGGTTCGATTTGGAACGAGCCAAGGCGAGGGCACTAGAAGGACAACCTTGGCATTGCGAGAAGTTCGTTTGGTTCTTTAACGAATCAAATCGTTCAGAAAAAGTCACTGATGTACCTCTCTATCATTTTAGGATTTGGTCGAGAGTTTATgtgtaatacccggatatttaGAGACTGATAAAtgaaccttgggatgcgtgagaggACCTTTAGGCTTGACGGAATCTACTCACGAGTGAGACATGGCTGTACAGTGGACCTAGTGTGAGCTATACTAGGCCTAGTGAGGGTATAGTGGACCGTGTAGGGGCTGTAGTAGACCGAGTAGGTTCCACACGACCGAGTGCCTCTTTCTCGACCCAGGCTTGACCGACTGACCTGTCTTAGGACTCGCCTGCACATGTTTTACCGAGTAATGGACTTATACCCCACATTTTATGTTTGTGTCATTCACCATGCGTCTAGGCGAACACCTTACCCTCGTATGACTAGTGTCCTCATGAATTGTTTATGTCTAGCAATGTTATATGGCATTTCATCACCCTAAAGCGTTTAATTGGCAAATATTAATTTGACTAGAGTAACACAACAACAAAGTGATATAGTAATCTTGTGTAGCATGTGATAGTCACCATGATAATCTTGAACCTGTCCATGTTACATGATGGGTGCCATTTATATGTCTTTTAATGATTACTAAATGCATGATAGAGTATCGTAATCTTCGTCTAAACGGTAGCGTGCATGTTAAGCAAAATGTTATAGTGGATGGAGGAAACACGCGTGATCATTTGGTAGACTTGACGTGACATGCACATGGCACGATGAATATCAACAGAGGTTGTTGGAGTAATTGGGTCGTAATACGCAGTTACTTTGTAATTATCTTACGAAATAATACATTTTCGAATATGATATGAattttgttgcatgtatatgtgtATGGTCATGAGAGTTGTGAGAGGACAATATCAAGAGTCGGGAATTACCTATGAGAATAGGGAGTTACAGAATGAGTTTGACCTCGTGTTTTGACTTGAGGAACCCATATGATAACATGAGATAGTTGATTGTATAGTCAAGGGAATGTGATTAATTCGAACATTTTTTTATTACGGACCCTGTCACATAGGTAATGAGAGTGAAATCATGGAAGTTGTTAGGGCCAAAATTACCGTATTTTGCCTGGGCTACGTGGCACGAGATAAGTGGGTAATTAATGAGCAATGTACATATAACGTACATGGGGAGTCGGACCCATGGACCGAGCCAGGGAGGCAGGCCTGGAAGCAGAATAATTCGACAGCAGGTGAAGAAGAGTTCGACTTGGactaagatattaataagatcccGGGTAAGACAAGGAAATCCTAATTATTGTCATATTCTGAATAAGGAAAGTCCAAGTTATTACCAAACTCTACCTTGAGGATGTAACACCCCggattttataataatattttattataaaagtattttattaaattaattatttcgatatttattaatgtattttgggaatatttatatttatcgtcttcgttctctattttattatttctcattttaatttacttttggaagggttaaaatgtccgggcacgatttgactattttaatttaataatttctTTTCTTATTTAAGCTCTCCTAGCGTTTTAATAATACCCAATTGGTTTTGTAATCAGATAAttcattgtatgagctaatgaaCCCGAAGCCCATTAGATAATCCTCTTATAAATAAATTTAAGCTAGGAAGCAACTAGGTCAAAccaaatgttttgttttcactacACTAAGCCGCACGCCTCttcctctatttctctctttttatttctcttttctccctttgactccgttgttgaatatctttccttcttccaaattcaaaagaaaattatattttcacaatccttgctcttacctttacaataatttattctccaaatatttttatgagaattatttgtatggacctttagacctacctttaaggtctcttatttaataggtaaagaagaagaaaagtCTTTTATGGTATTTTCATGGATTTGGATTCGTGCGTCTTTGATGTCGGTTTTGGGGACGTTGATACGTGTTGGACGCAAGGATTTGTTGGTCATGTATTTCATGGACTTTTCATTCTTATTTCgcatcattaattgctaaaaacgtaactaggtgttttcctttaattgtatttatgccaattaatgtaattaatgttatttaatgattgatttgtatgattagtatatgttttgattgtttattatcatgttaattatgctttcgcatgtttgtatatgatttaatgttttaattatgtctcttatattgtttacatgtttattatgggtgtcatgagcgcaattagggtttacgaatcaaaccctagtggtagcatgataggcggccaagggttctctcaaagttatagctaaggctagtataactttgatcatgattcaagtgttatagctacagttaatacaactttgggtagttactctagttatggatGAAACatgtataaccttggaaatataaatcaaggttatagctgaatctactataacattggatacgagttaaggttatagctgaaactaacataccctgagatttatggctcaaggttatagttggaactagtataactttgacttacgtgccaaggttatggttgaggtaagtataacttcaagttatatatgttgaagttatggtcgaggttactataacctcgcatccagagttcatgttatggttagggttactataacattgaatggttaaatattaaagttataaatgaagttactataacattggttgcttatacttgttcacatgttgtgttgtgttcagtTATTATAGGACGTActgtttgcatatatctttggttactcttgttcatatgataaatAGGATGGTCTGTTATattatcctatgagttgagtcgtgatattgttcacgcatgttagtataGTCAGTTATAccatgcatttgtttgttggctggtttgaatagatgacggtagtatcagttatatactatcggaatgaaccaacgccacccgttgatgcgggatttgttttggtctgtgttcgggggtggccagaggcagtggttatatgctctaggtcccgagtgtcgttcggtttgcaccgagagtctggccaggtcttagacatataggcagtggttatacgctatacatagtaccgtggaggcagtggttatacgctccacaccgttgcaggcagtggttatatgctccgtcagctagaggcagtggttatacgctctggcaagttagaggcagtgattatacgctctaacgggcgtttgctctattcgctatgctttgttgctagctttatgccttctgttgctgtggattgtgtgtcaccatgtttgctatgctttaatgctagctttgtgccttaggatGTTTTGGGTCGTTTGTTGCTACTAGTCTTGTAACtattcatggtctagtggtatcatatggtctaggtttgcatgtttGCATCCGTTTAAGATTAGTTAAGTCATG carries:
- the LOC141640253 gene encoding transcription factor HHO5-like, with protein sequence MVYCLPELSLDLSPPSVNSDDQYNKFNHFINGLEDELKKIQAFQRELPLSFSLLNDAIGKLKKMEKKGEERRVQLKDKFGEMKDWMSSAQLWAPRNQEEEGSRKAEDDDKAPTLSLATPAVGRPAYNYMVVQPVSEDRTGRPEPRPACHTAERKQRRSWSPELHCRFIDALEKLGGSQVATPKQIRDLMQVDGLTNDEVKSHLQKYRLHVRKVPTHSSVGQKMGRDKPELGHSNSEMHKSRSPESPLNFDISRKRNSSSMEEDDEKSDGHSNICRRMRRVTYC